Within the Acidimicrobiia bacterium genome, the region GAGCATCTGCTGCTGGGTGTTGCGAACCCCTACGAGCAGGCGCACCCCGCCGTCTACTTCGGCGGCGAGGGCCGCCTCGAGGGAGTCGAGCACCGGGAGAAGATCGGTCACGAGGCGCTCCGAAGCCCGGATCATGATCTCTTCGCGCTCGCGGTTTGCCCGCTTCCGATAGTTCTCGAAGTCGGCGGCCACACGCTTGAGATCGTCGAGATGCGACTCGGCCGCAGTGCGGGCATCAGACAACTCGGCGATCAGCATGTCGACCGCTTGGTCGGGGTCGTCAGGCAGCTCGAGGTCGATCGAGACGAATCCGCCGTCCTCGACGGGAAGTTCGTCGGTCACGACGGCTCACCTTCATCGACGATCTCGGCCTCCACGACGCCGTCGTCGGTGCTCGGTTCGCCGCCTTCCGATTCGGCGGTCTGCTGCGCCTCGTACATCTTCTGCCCGATCACCTGCGCACCCTTCACCAGTTCGTCGGTGGCGCTCTTCAAGCCGGCGGTATCGGCCGCCGGATCCTCGAGCAGCTTCTTGACCGCAGCCACCTTGTCTTCGACCGTCGAGCGCTCGTCGTCGGACAGCACCGACCCGTGCTCCTCGAGCTGCTTGCCCACCTGGTAGGCGGCATGGTCGGCCTGGTTGCGGGCCTCGGCCGCCTCGCGCCGAGC harbors:
- a CDS encoding nucleotide exchange factor GrpE, with product MTDELPVEDGGFVSIDLELPDDPDQAVDMLIAELSDARTAAESHLDDLKRVAADFENYRKRANREREEIMIRASERLVTDLLPVLDSLEAALAAEVDGGVRLLVGVRNTQQQMLDILTAHGLEPITAQGQPFDPNLHEAISGGGDGHLVVVAEVRRGYSFNGRVIRPALVQVAAEDLSEGD